The genome window GGGCCTCTGCTGGGCCTGCGCCTGCCGCGGGGGCTCTGTCCCCAGTGAGAGCGGAGATGGCCCGTGTGCTGAGCTCCTGTCTGCCCAGCGGCCTCCCgggcctgctcctcctcctcctcctgcagatgtCCACTGGCCATGCAGGTAAGATGGTCTTTATTGCTGCCCCAGGGGCAGACAGCCCGAGTCCTCCAGGAAGTCGTCTTTCTGACCCGGAGACAGACGTGCGGACCTTGTTCCCCTCAGAAACCCCCGTGGCTCCCTGCAGCTCTCAGAGTAGAGCCCGAACTCCTCACCGCGACCTTAACTCCAGGCTCTCCTtgtactcattcttttttttttatttaattttatttatttatttttgcagagacagagagagagagagtcagaaagggatagacagggacagacagacaggaacagagagatgagaagcatcaatcattagtttcttgttgcgcattgcgacaccttagttgttcattgattgctttctcatatgtgcctgaccgagggccttcagcagactgagtgaccccttgcttaagccaggggccttgggtccaagctggtgggctttgctcaaaccagacgagcccgcgttcaagctggcgacctcggggtctcaaacctgggtcctctgcatcccagtctgacgctctatcctctgagccaccacctggtcaggccttgaaCTCATTCTTACCTGTCCTTTCTTTAGCTTTGGTTTGTACCAAATGAGGGATAGAATAAATCCCAGCCTCTTGGGGTTGCTGTCAGGACCCAGGGAGAGGAGATACATACCTAGCACGTGTCGGAGTGCCCACAGCCCCCTGCAGTCCACGTGTGCTGGTGGTGGCACCTTGTCCTAGTTGAGAGCTCTGTTCTGCGTGACCAGGCACCGCGTTCTGTCGAGGTGCCCTGTGCTCAGGCGCTGGGCAGAGATACAAGAAACAGAAGACAGATTCCCAGCGTTAGGGAGGCCCAGCCAGGGGGGGCCCAGGGCCTGCGCTCCCCAGGAAACCTTTGCAGGTGAGCAGGGGGGCCGGCCTTCTCTTCTAGCCGCTTCTAGTCTGAGGAGACAACGGCCCCGGTCCCGGTTGGAAAAGACTGGAGcgtgtaggcctgacctgtggtgacgcagtggataaagcgtcaacctggaaatgctgaggtcgccggttcaaaaccctgggcttgcctggtcaaggcacatatgggagttgatgcttccagctcctccccccttctctctctctgtctctctctcctctctaaaaaggaataaataaaattaaattaaattaaaaaaaaaaaaaaagaccggaGCGTGTAGAAGGCGGGTGGGGGGGGGTAGGAGGGGTCCAGGGGCTGTAGCCAGGGCTGAGGCGCAGGGTCGCAGTGGAGAAGGGTTTGGGAACAGGGCGGGGAACCAGCAGAGGGTTGCTGCGAAGAGGCAGAAAGGCAGCAGCGGAGGAGAGCAGGGGTCAGCGTGGCCAAGTCCGAACGGGGAGGCACGCCCAGAATCCAACTGCGAGGAGCTAAACCACGTTCCAAAGGTGGGGCTGAAAAGCCAGGCTGGAGAATCCCAGATGGCCAGTTGGCGGAGAGGCGAGCAGCATCTGTCTGTCAGGATGACCACATGCTAGAATGTTCTGTCCAGGGCACTCCTATCTCAGTAACCggagatggtgtgtgtgtgtgtgtgtgtgtgtacacattatatataattgttggaatccatgggagtccgaaagaccagagtcacaggctttattgaaaggaagaaaggaaccctgccgggcacttctcctgggggagaagagcaccagttacagactaggagagagttatatagtgtttgggagagcctgaggggatactgaggcaaaagtcctggtatgtccagaatgcttctccttggggggcttcgagcatgtgggtgttgaatcaatagtcctggtatgtccggagcccctccttggggcgggttgtcaacttttttggaattcctctgtctcagggtcattagttcagtaagggtgaggtctgacagataagtggaacatcaagagggcagtttggaattcacgtatctatcaataatatataatattatataaatatgcaaGAGGAAAAACTGAGCCTTTCCTGGTTCTAGAATGCCACTTCAAAGGTTTACTCGAAACTCCATGTAAAAACCTGAGCACCTCTGCCTCTCCTGCTTTGGGGCCATGGTTCAGGGTTCCCTCTGACGCTCAGTCTCTTTTCCTCGGTGTCTGGGACAGGCCAGTTCCGAGTCGTAGGCCCAGGGCGCCCCATCTGGGCTCTCGTGGGGCGCGAAGTGGAGCTGCCCTGCCGCTTGTCTCCCGGGAAGAACGCGACGGGCATGGAGGTGGGGTGGTACCGGCCGCCCTTCTCCCGGGTGGTCCACCTCTACCGGAACGGCAGGGACCAGGACGGGGAGCAGGCGCTGGAGTACCGGGGCCGGACCGAGCTGCTGAAAGACGCCCTGGGCGAGGGCAGGGTGACGCTGCGGATCAGGAGCGTACGGTTCTCCGACGAAGGCGGCTTCACCTGCTTCTTCCGAGACCACTCTTACCAAGAGGAGGCCGCCGTGGAGTTGAAAGTGGAAGGTGAGTCGTGCCGCGTCAGACCGGgtgtcacagcctgaccaggcggtggcgcagtggagacaGCGCCagaccgggatgcggaggacccacgtttgagaccctgagattgccggcttcagtgtggggtcgctggcttgagcgtgggatcatagacatgaccccatggtcgctggcttgagcccaaggtcgctggcttgagcaaggggtcactagctctgctgtagccaccccccacccccgtccaggcacatatgagaaagcaatcaatggacaattaaggaaactaaggagcctcaacaaaagaattgatgcttctcatctctctcccttcctgtgtgtctgtccttatctgtccctctctctgtctctctgtctctatcacacacacacacacacacacacacacacacacacacacacaccagggatCACCTGTTGGGTGGTTAAGAACTCCCTCTGAGAGACTTCAGTCATTTTCTTACTTGAGATGAAAGCCTCCAGCCAAGCGTCTCTCTTCCGGGAACCGATTCCATAAATATGTACATCGGTGCGGGAGCATTGTGTGTGCTCACAGAGTCTGCGGCCTCGTTACTCAGAAGGGGAGAGGATCGGGTTCAAAGTCAGGTAGGGAAGTGATGGCATAAGGGTAGTTATCCGTGCTAGGAATATtatacagccattaaaaagaGTGTTTTAGGGCTTACAGGAGATAGCTTTGGAGACATTCCACAAATTACTGTTGAGTGAAAAAAAAGCAAGCTACACAATGCAgggaacagcaacaacaaaaagctcTATGTTTGTGactatgttatgtgtatttctgaagaaaaaaatgaaaggagatcCATAAGGAAGTTAATGTGGTTCGCTCTgcgaagaggggggaggaggatggTGTAGGATCCACAACCAGAGAGCATAAAAGGTcataactagcctgacctgtggtggttcagtggatggagtgtagacctggaacgctgaggtcgctggttcgaaaccctgggcttgcctggtcaaggcacatatgggagttgatgcttcctgctcctcccctccttctctctctctctctctctgtctctctcctctctaaaatgagtaaataaaaattggaaaaaaaaagtttaaaaaaaaacaaaaaaaacttgggcttgcctggtcaaggcacatatgggagttgatgcttcctgctcctcctcccttttatctctctctctctctctctctctctctctctctctctcctgctcgcctctctaaaatgaataaataaaacatattttaaaaagattataactAACCACGCATATAACATAGATACCATGTACATTTGTGGGCatgtataaagaagaaataaaggaacaaaaattaaagaaacaaaaaccaaaatatagaaaaatataaatggagGCAGCAAAATTCAGAACAATGCACGTCTGATTGGCTTGTGCTACTAGAAGAAGAATATGGATGACCTCATGGTTAACCGAGGTAACAAGCAGACCTTTCCCTTCCTGTTCGCTTTGGACTCTctccttgtttgtttgttataaataccaaaaataaaggGTCAAATTGACCAACACCTATTACAAAATTCCAACGCTGAGGTGTTTGTGGTAGTTTACTAGATGAGAAATATTTTTGAGAGACGTGTTCCTGGTAAACATAGTTGAAGTGAGTAAACAAGTAAGAGAAACGTGTGAGTGTaatcagagagagagcaagagagagagagagagagagagagagagagagaggtgtcacctgtatttatttattcattttagagaagagagacagagagaaagaaggggggaggagcaggaagcatcaactcccatatgtgcctgcaccaggcaagcccagggttttgaaccagcgacctcagcgttccaggtcaatgctttatccactgcgc of Saccopteryx bilineata isolate mSacBil1 chromosome 1, mSacBil1_pri_phased_curated, whole genome shotgun sequence contains these proteins:
- the MOG gene encoding myelin-oligodendrocyte glycoprotein isoform X2, producing the protein MARVLSSCLPSGLPGLLLLLLLQMSTGHAGQFRVVGPGRPIWALVGREVELPCRLSPGKNATGMEVGWYRPPFSRVVHLYRNGRDQDGEQALEYRGRTELLKDALGEGRVTLRIRSVRFSDEGGFTCFFRDHSYQEEAAVELKVEDPFYWISPAVLVVIAVLPVLLLQLAVGLAFLYLQRRLRGKLRAEIENLHRTFDPHFLRVPCWKVTLFVLVPVLGPLVALIICYNWLHRRLAGQFLEELRNPF
- the MOG gene encoding myelin-oligodendrocyte glycoprotein isoform X1; translation: MARVLSSCLPSGLPGLLLLLLLQMSTGHAGQFRVVGPGRPIWALVGREVELPCRLSPGKNATGMEVGWYRPPFSRVVHLYRNGRDQDGEQALEYRGRTELLKDALGEGRVTLRIRSVRFSDEGGFTCFFRDHSYQEEAAVELKVEDPFYWISPAVLVVIAVLPVLLLQLAVGLAFLYLQRRLRGKLRAEIENLHRTFDPHFLRVPCWKVTLFVLVPVLGPLVALIICYNWLHRRLAGQFLEELIIFSF